One bacterium DNA segment encodes these proteins:
- a CDS encoding amidohydrolase, giving the protein MQNPLAQEVHELAYALHKRSIEIRRDLHRIPETAWQEVKTSAYLKKKLSDNGIKFKSIAGTGILAEISSGKGKCVAIRSDIDALPIEEQTGYPFKSTHPGRMHACGHDMHMATVTTAAIMLSRLKEHFRGTIKILYQPSEEEPPGGALKLIDQGALERPNVDMIFGLHVNSAYPTGTIAVRDGAFFAGVLDFDVTINGIGGHGAIPHRTADPIVCGSALVTALQTIVSRNIDPFEPAVVTIGRIEGGTARNIIPGSCRLCGTARGQSAATLNTLKKRIGMIVKETAKSFNCKAEINYIASYPPLINQPEANKFITDSARSLFGSNSIKKIVNPSMGGEDFARYVQLVPGAMFFLGVGNSGIGANRAWHHPKFKADEDAIPVGAAILTKSAIDFLNE; this is encoded by the coding sequence ATGCAAAACCCCTTAGCACAAGAAGTTCACGAATTAGCTTACGCACTGCATAAGCGTTCGATTGAGATTCGACGCGATCTTCACCGGATTCCCGAAACGGCATGGCAGGAGGTAAAGACCTCCGCCTATCTTAAGAAGAAGCTCTCCGACAATGGCATCAAATTCAAGTCAATTGCCGGAACCGGAATATTGGCAGAAATCTCATCCGGTAAGGGGAAATGTGTCGCGATTCGGTCCGATATCGACGCCTTGCCGATAGAAGAGCAGACGGGCTATCCGTTCAAATCGACCCATCCAGGGCGGATGCATGCCTGTGGTCACGACATGCACATGGCTACGGTTACAACAGCGGCCATTATGCTGTCGAGGCTGAAAGAGCATTTCCGCGGGACCATTAAAATTCTCTATCAACCTTCGGAAGAGGAGCCGCCGGGCGGGGCATTGAAGCTGATAGACCAAGGCGCCCTTGAACGGCCAAATGTTGATATGATTTTCGGGCTTCATGTCAATTCTGCCTATCCGACCGGTACAATTGCGGTTCGTGACGGTGCGTTTTTTGCCGGTGTACTTGACTTTGACGTGACAATCAATGGAATTGGCGGACACGGTGCAATTCCGCATCGGACTGCTGATCCGATCGTCTGCGGATCGGCCCTGGTAACGGCATTGCAGACAATAGTGTCGCGCAATATTGATCCATTTGAACCTGCCGTAGTCACAATTGGTAGAATTGAAGGGGGGACGGCGCGAAACATTATTCCAGGAAGCTGTCGACTTTGCGGCACTGCCCGGGGACAAAGCGCAGCAACGCTCAATACGCTGAAGAAGAGAATTGGGATGATTGTGAAAGAAACGGCGAAGTCTTTCAACTGCAAAGCGGAGATCAACTATATAGCGAGCTACCCGCCACTTATCAATCAACCTGAGGCGAATAAATTCATCACAGATTCAGCCAGATCGCTCTTTGGCTCCAACAGCATCAAGAAGATTGTCAACCCATCGATGGGCGGAGAAGATTTTGCCCGCTATGTCCAGTTGGTGCCGGGTGCCATGTTCTTTCTTGGCGTGGGCAATTCCGGGATAGGCGCAAATCGTGCGTGGCACCATCCGAAATTCAAGGCTGATGAGGATGCAATTCCCGTCGGAGCGGCAATCTTAACCAAGTCAGCGATCGATTTTCTGAATGAGTAG
- a CDS encoding YbbR-like domain-containing protein, whose product MRINPFNNLTLKIGAVLLALLLWVHVATNKAYEHQFDVELRLVNVPSGLVLVSDFPTTATIRVKTTGKQLIALSAKEIVVQVDASEFTEGSIEHDLTDRIAAAAFDQVYERVEIVFPRKLFLRFEREAQKNVLIESQVKATAADGFLIVNRPRIEPEMISVSGPASIVRNLKKVATAGVELNGLTTSTSHKVKLVIPDSMHIKLSDSAVTLSFNVEPMAERTLDSLSIRAPREFDDSRLVYYPKQTSIRVGFPSSMRDSIDLRQVRATFEVEGGYRDSIRAALVYSLPKNATIIGHHLDSVQILSR is encoded by the coding sequence ATGCGCATTAACCCATTCAACAATTTGACATTGAAAATCGGGGCTGTTCTGCTTGCTCTGCTGCTTTGGGTCCACGTGGCTACCAACAAAGCGTATGAGCATCAGTTTGATGTCGAACTACGGCTGGTTAACGTCCCCTCCGGATTAGTACTTGTCAGTGATTTCCCAACAACAGCGACAATTCGCGTCAAAACTACCGGCAAGCAGTTGATTGCGCTTTCTGCAAAAGAGATCGTAGTCCAGGTTGATGCTTCTGAATTTACGGAAGGATCGATTGAACATGATCTAACCGACCGAATTGCAGCAGCGGCTTTTGATCAGGTCTATGAACGAGTCGAAATCGTGTTTCCGCGGAAGCTATTTCTGCGATTTGAGCGGGAAGCACAGAAGAATGTGCTGATCGAAAGCCAGGTAAAGGCTACCGCGGCGGATGGTTTCTTGATTGTGAATCGACCCCGGATAGAGCCGGAGATGATCAGTGTCTCGGGACCGGCAAGTATAGTTCGGAACTTGAAGAAAGTTGCGACAGCCGGTGTTGAGCTTAACGGGCTGACAACTTCGACCTCGCACAAAGTGAAGTTAGTGATTCCTGATTCTATGCACATCAAGCTGAGTGATTCGGCAGTTACACTTTCGTTCAACGTCGAGCCGATGGCAGAGCGAACGCTTGACAGTCTGTCGATCCGAGCGCCCCGGGAATTTGACGATTCGCGGCTCGTATATTATCCAAAGCAGACTTCGATTCGAGTAGGATTTCCTTCTTCAATGCGCGATTCGATTGACCTCAGGCAGGTGCGGGCAACTTTTGAAGTCGAAGGGGGCTATCGCGATTCGATCCGGGCGGCGCTTGTTTATTCTCTTCCCAAAAATGCGACTATCATCGGCCACCATTTGGATTCGGTACAGATTTTGAGTCGCTGA
- a CDS encoding HEAT repeat domain-containing protein — protein sequence MENLHQPSNTAYGVGEIAELRDLILSLGKGLRASRQYPPEHPIPQQFKHIFRDQLARFFEHSDRICLSVTIDGFDAGDETVFRGPTNSDNIAHIMHRNGIRLLEIQPSINANEIDAFFDAFVTCSSQGDEPQDIVNCFWKASFENIRYEVIDSFETGEVSGMFPEFSADQSQHAFAGTRASYIPGSKISWSNSSHAPLAQAEQTHQMMVQAFGEPDKLSTVEQQALAGMISEDRAKNTKREVVDLLIQLCSENSGPQDMRLTAEALQSTFDRLIGDANFLTLCDIIISVRRLLELDEFESHVVKKRLKEFEARCGDSVRLKMVTNILNTKTDVDLASVESYLSLLGWESLNNLLWMLGELSQYPARKMVCDLLVKKGFEKIDILGSAVYDSRWYVARNVVWVLGEMKTLQAVPFLTKAAKHNEPRVKTEVIKALGKLGGDKAAGVLQTMLRDESEKIRLYAARELGQNHSRAACQGLTDVVREKDFPDSPPAEMRQILEALVTCGSEESLAVCAEILSKTALFNKARLHRFQEAIIAALAYSPRQQATEMLDRLSTDSRNHIAVAARKARSFVNKRREEI from the coding sequence TTGGAAAACCTGCATCAGCCGTCCAACACAGCGTACGGCGTCGGTGAGATTGCCGAGCTGCGCGACTTGATCCTGAGCCTCGGCAAGGGTCTGCGCGCTTCCCGTCAGTATCCTCCCGAACATCCGATTCCTCAACAATTCAAGCACATCTTCCGCGACCAACTTGCACGTTTCTTTGAGCATTCAGATAGAATATGTCTCTCTGTCACGATTGACGGCTTCGATGCCGGCGACGAAACAGTTTTCCGCGGACCGACGAATAGTGACAATATCGCTCACATCATGCACCGCAATGGCATCCGCTTACTCGAAATTCAACCTTCTATCAACGCGAATGAAATAGATGCATTCTTTGATGCATTCGTCACCTGCTCAAGTCAGGGCGATGAGCCACAAGATATTGTGAATTGCTTTTGGAAGGCATCATTCGAGAATATTCGCTACGAGGTCATCGACTCTTTCGAGACCGGTGAAGTCTCCGGAATGTTTCCTGAATTCTCTGCCGACCAATCACAGCATGCCTTTGCCGGAACCCGCGCCTCATACATACCCGGAAGTAAAATCTCCTGGTCAAACAGCAGTCATGCGCCATTGGCCCAGGCCGAACAAACCCATCAGATGATGGTTCAGGCTTTCGGCGAGCCGGACAAACTCAGCACTGTGGAACAACAAGCACTCGCCGGTATGATCAGCGAGGATCGTGCCAAGAATACAAAGCGCGAAGTCGTCGATCTCCTGATCCAACTCTGTTCGGAAAATTCCGGCCCGCAGGATATGCGGTTGACCGCCGAAGCGCTGCAATCGACATTTGACCGCCTCATTGGCGATGCCAATTTCCTCACACTCTGCGATATCATCATCAGCGTCCGCCGGCTCTTGGAACTCGATGAGTTTGAGTCGCACGTTGTCAAGAAACGCCTCAAGGAATTCGAAGCTCGTTGTGGCGATAGCGTCCGACTGAAAATGGTAACGAATATTCTGAATACAAAAACCGATGTCGATCTTGCTTCAGTTGAAAGCTACTTGTCCCTGCTAGGCTGGGAATCACTCAATAATCTTCTCTGGATGTTGGGAGAGTTGTCGCAATACCCGGCCCGCAAGATGGTTTGCGATTTACTTGTAAAGAAGGGGTTTGAAAAGATCGACATTCTGGGTAGCGCCGTTTACGATAGCCGCTGGTACGTGGCTCGAAACGTCGTTTGGGTCCTGGGCGAGATGAAGACTCTTCAAGCGGTGCCTTTCCTTACTAAAGCCGCAAAACACAATGAACCTCGTGTCAAGACCGAAGTCATCAAGGCGCTGGGCAAACTTGGCGGCGATAAAGCAGCCGGCGTACTCCAGACCATGCTGCGCGATGAATCGGAAAAAATCCGTCTATACGCGGCACGCGAACTGGGCCAGAATCACAGCCGCGCCGCCTGCCAGGGATTGACGGATGTCGTCCGCGAAAAAGACTTTCCCGATTCGCCGCCGGCGGAAATGCGCCAGATTCTCGAAGCTCTGGTTACTTGCGGCAGCGAAGAATCACTTGCTGTGTGCGCAGAGATTCTTTCAAAGACCGCTCTATTCAACAAGGCTCGACTTCATCGCTTTCAAGAAGCCATTATTGCTGCCTTGGCATACTCACCGCGCCAGCAGGCAACAGAAATGTTGGATCGTTTGTCTACCGACAGTCGGAACCACATCGCCGTCGCAGCACGCAAAGCCCGATCCTTCGTTAACAAACGCCGGGAGGAAATCTAA
- a CDS encoding VCBS repeat-containing protein: MNVQLRANFGIATKTTRSLSVIATMALLLGLFGFGRVSAADTDSFSAQALVPDGKILATIPVQFDGVGSKELAIVISNEQRGLRLLVHKESTARNYEVTPAISIDLPTSVFAVQAVDLDSDGRTELALLGLETLHVVDWDEGGFGATAKEIARFERLFAIPRPDFVVEYEFLFDLNNDRSFDAILPCWDGIRVLKREKTGFTPVRLVKIEHGSTANLGKNLLSSGAHCGLAITLPTLAASDLNTDRTKDIMVASGSGLAVCYQIGDMQFSEAPSQLLEVRPAFLDNLKFMSWGFGDLNNDKIVDYCRVFTQGGQDEFKTVLEIYLAGGQIGFAQRPSKRIVLDQYCLGLVVADLDDDGVASAILATVSVSPTSLVKSLLVKRMQVDLSVYQPQGGVLSEQPASVKKVSCAIDYFSNGVPTRLVGCLHGDMDRDRMNDLVSLNDDDEIEVFKGAQNPQFSDKPILTRQAGRCTWLDAIDLNLDGKADLILHSVDETGRDVATLLWSK, from the coding sequence GTGAACGTTCAATTGCGTGCTAATTTCGGCATAGCTACAAAGACAACCAGGAGTTTGAGTGTCATTGCGACAATGGCGCTTCTTCTTGGTTTGTTTGGTTTTGGCCGAGTTAGCGCCGCGGACACTGACAGTTTTTCTGCTCAAGCACTCGTTCCAGACGGAAAGATTCTCGCGACAATTCCAGTTCAGTTTGACGGGGTCGGTTCAAAGGAACTTGCCATTGTGATCAGCAATGAGCAACGTGGGCTGCGGCTTCTGGTTCACAAAGAATCGACAGCGCGCAATTATGAGGTCACCCCGGCGATTTCAATAGACTTGCCGACCTCGGTGTTTGCTGTGCAGGCCGTTGACCTTGACAGTGACGGGCGAACTGAGCTTGCCTTGCTCGGATTAGAGACCCTGCATGTAGTTGATTGGGACGAAGGTGGATTTGGTGCGACTGCCAAGGAAATTGCTCGATTTGAGCGTCTCTTCGCGATTCCTCGACCGGATTTTGTCGTCGAGTACGAGTTTCTTTTTGATCTGAATAATGACCGCAGCTTCGATGCGATACTGCCTTGCTGGGACGGTATTCGCGTACTTAAGCGGGAGAAGACAGGGTTCACGCCGGTCCGCTTGGTAAAGATCGAACATGGCTCGACGGCGAATTTGGGAAAGAACTTGCTGTCGTCCGGTGCTCATTGCGGCCTTGCGATTACGTTGCCGACGCTTGCAGCTTCGGATCTCAACACTGACCGGACCAAGGATATAATGGTCGCGTCCGGCAGCGGGCTGGCAGTTTGTTATCAAATTGGCGACATGCAGTTTTCTGAGGCACCAAGTCAGCTTTTGGAGGTCAGGCCGGCATTTCTTGACAATCTGAAGTTCATGTCGTGGGGATTTGGCGATCTCAACAATGATAAGATAGTAGATTACTGCCGCGTTTTCACACAGGGCGGTCAAGATGAATTCAAGACAGTGTTGGAGATTTATCTCGCCGGCGGTCAAATCGGTTTCGCGCAAAGGCCCTCAAAACGGATTGTTCTCGATCAATACTGCCTTGGCTTGGTTGTCGCGGACTTGGACGATGATGGTGTGGCGTCGGCAATTCTGGCAACGGTCAGTGTCAGCCCAACGAGTCTTGTGAAGTCACTCTTGGTGAAACGGATGCAAGTTGATCTGAGTGTTTATCAACCGCAGGGCGGTGTGCTCTCGGAGCAGCCGGCGTCAGTCAAGAAAGTCAGCTGTGCTATTGATTACTTCAGCAACGGTGTGCCAACGCGGCTGGTCGGTTGTCTTCATGGCGATATGGATCGCGACCGTATGAATGACTTGGTGAGCCTAAATGATGATGACGAGATAGAAGTGTTTAAGGGAGCACAAAATCCGCAATTCTCAGACAAACCGATTCTGACGCGCCAAGCGGGTCGGTGCACGTGGTTGGATGCGATTGACCTCAATCTCGACGGAAAAGCCGATTTGATTCTTCATTCAGTCGATGAGACCGGCCGCGATGTCGCGACTTTGCTCTGGTCAAAATAA
- a CDS encoding HD-GYP domain-containing protein, with translation MSASNDPTVSTLLTPAQEAAFSKHGTALVNQLRIFLKTARLYERENNNFINQQQALVRQLNDLLAEYGDLTLQVQAGYLFFCGVRLKTEYDIESNSGYLLHLFLRLHISGLMINTGVSEENVIVLAKLLNDAEDNGNADYDSLQQQFAKHRLDYIEVLPPVFETSENMDETRRHRQFAKRTFFSAISNLKSVVASIGASRSVDLTYTNRIVHSLVDQVVSNDRYLLELTALRAHDEYTFLHSTNVCVYAICLGSALQLTKAELAHLGFAALFHDIGKTRLPLQILNKPTEFDEAEWELMRKHPTYGVLALAKTMPFDDNTCRAMLVAFEHHFNLDGTGYPLVRFRRNLNLYSKIVAICDVFDALTSGRVYRRDPMSPDHVLRKLLEQAGQKFDPLLVKMFVKAVSVYPP, from the coding sequence ATGTCCGCATCCAATGACCCCACGGTCAGCACTCTCCTTACTCCGGCACAAGAAGCTGCATTCTCAAAACATGGCACGGCTTTGGTCAATCAATTGCGGATCTTCCTCAAAACCGCGCGGCTTTATGAACGCGAAAACAACAACTTCATTAACCAGCAGCAGGCGCTCGTTCGTCAACTCAATGATCTTCTCGCCGAATACGGAGACCTTACTCTGCAAGTCCAGGCAGGCTATCTCTTCTTCTGCGGAGTTCGCCTCAAAACCGAGTATGACATTGAGTCCAACTCTGGTTACCTCCTGCATCTCTTTCTTAGATTGCACATTTCGGGACTAATGATCAATACCGGCGTCAGCGAAGAGAATGTAATCGTTTTGGCAAAACTTCTTAATGATGCGGAAGACAACGGCAACGCCGACTACGACAGCTTGCAGCAGCAGTTTGCCAAGCATCGGCTGGACTACATCGAAGTCCTGCCGCCCGTGTTCGAGACTTCGGAGAATATGGACGAGACTCGCCGCCATCGTCAATTCGCCAAACGGACGTTCTTCTCAGCCATCAGCAACCTCAAATCTGTCGTCGCCAGCATTGGCGCCAGTCGCAGTGTCGATTTGACCTACACCAATCGTATTGTCCACTCCCTCGTTGACCAGGTTGTCTCGAACGACCGATATTTGCTTGAATTGACTGCTCTGCGCGCACACGACGAGTATACTTTCCTTCATTCGACCAATGTGTGCGTTTATGCCATCTGCCTCGGTTCAGCTTTGCAATTGACTAAAGCCGAATTGGCACATCTCGGATTCGCCGCCCTTTTCCACGACATCGGAAAGACACGCTTGCCACTTCAGATTCTCAACAAACCAACCGAATTCGATGAAGCCGAATGGGAATTGATGCGCAAACACCCAACCTATGGCGTGCTTGCACTTGCCAAAACCATGCCGTTCGACGACAACACATGTCGCGCCATGTTGGTTGCGTTCGAGCACCACTTCAATCTCGACGGCACCGGATATCCATTGGTGCGCTTCCGCCGCAATCTCAATCTCTACAGCAAGATAGTTGCGATTTGCGATGTGTTTGACGCCCTTACTTCCGGCCGCGTTTACCGCCGCGATCCAATGTCGCCCGATCACGTCTTGCGCAAGTTGCTTGAACAAGCAGGGCAGAAATTCGATCCATTGTTGGTCAAGATGTTCGTCAAAGCTGTCTCCGTGTACCCGCCCTGA
- the tsaD gene encoding tRNA (adenosine(37)-N6)-threonylcarbamoyltransferase complex transferase subunit TsaD — protein MKILGIETSCDETAVAVVEDGKRVLADFVYSQVEHSEFGGIVPEIASRQQLRKITPVYETCKKNYDISPSTIDAIAVTRGPGLIGSLMVGLNFAKSLSYGWNLPLIGVNHLEGHIFANLLADNALQPPFITLIVSGGHTLLVKVEDWCQYTILGSTRDDAAGEAFDKVAKLLGLGYPGGYMIDQLAKVGDREFYRFPRAHFKKGEYQFSFSGLKTSVAVYLKDKSDEFRAEYLNDICASFQERVIDMLVTPSLNSAQDHGIELVAVGGGVAANSRLREAFVERAAEKGIRVLFPAFKYCTDNAAMIASAGYYRLARGEQSDHSLVAVPYLPLA, from the coding sequence ATGAAGATACTCGGCATCGAAACATCATGCGACGAAACGGCGGTAGCGGTCGTAGAGGACGGCAAGCGTGTTCTTGCTGATTTTGTCTATTCCCAAGTTGAGCATTCGGAGTTTGGCGGAATCGTACCGGAGATAGCCTCGCGGCAACAACTTCGAAAGATCACGCCGGTATACGAGACATGCAAGAAGAACTATGATATTTCGCCATCGACTATTGATGCGATTGCAGTAACGCGGGGACCCGGCTTAATCGGATCGCTGATGGTGGGCTTGAATTTCGCGAAATCGCTTTCCTATGGCTGGAATTTGCCGCTGATCGGAGTCAATCATCTGGAAGGACATATCTTTGCCAATCTGCTGGCAGATAATGCTCTTCAACCGCCATTTATCACGCTGATAGTCTCAGGCGGCCATACGTTGCTTGTCAAGGTCGAAGATTGGTGCCAATACACGATTCTCGGTTCAACCCGCGATGATGCGGCAGGTGAGGCTTTTGACAAGGTCGCGAAGCTGCTGGGGCTTGGCTATCCGGGCGGTTATATGATCGATCAACTTGCCAAGGTCGGCGACCGCGAGTTCTATCGATTTCCAAGGGCACATTTCAAGAAGGGGGAATATCAGTTTTCGTTTTCAGGTCTCAAGACTTCTGTCGCAGTATACCTCAAGGACAAGTCGGACGAATTCCGAGCCGAATATCTCAATGATATCTGTGCATCGTTTCAGGAGCGAGTTATCGATATGCTGGTTACGCCGTCGCTAAATTCGGCGCAAGATCACGGAATCGAACTGGTTGCCGTTGGAGGCGGGGTGGCCGCTAACTCGCGATTGAGGGAGGCGTTTGTCGAGCGAGCTGCTGAAAAGGGCATCAGAGTATTGTTTCCCGCGTTCAAGTACTGTACCGACAATGCCGCGATGATTGCTTCAGCAGGCTACTACAGGCTGGCCCGCGGCGAGCAGTCTGATCACTCGTTGGTTGCAGTGCCGTATCTACCGCTGGCGTAG
- the murQ gene encoding N-acetylmuramic acid 6-phosphate etherase, producing the protein MGKKLYEQLQGLTTESRNKSSQNLDRLDTRAILDLMNREDRTVAVAVSKIIPEIARVVDLVAASFQSGGRLIYAGAGTSGRLGVLDAAECPPTFGVPPRMVQAVIAGGRQTLVRSREGVEDDESAAVKDIAKLKPTARDTVIGIAASGRTPYPLAVLKFAKKNRAKCILISCNRLPKKPSFVDFVIAPVLGPEILTGSTRLKAGTATKLILNMITTAAMVQIGKTYGNLMVDLRATSQKLAERSRRILVETLGINYSEASALLKRSHGEVKTAIAMHLLSAEYSVAKKQLARAGGKLSQALDPHS; encoded by the coding sequence ATGGGCAAGAAGCTTTACGAGCAACTCCAAGGATTAACCACGGAGTCGCGCAACAAGTCGTCGCAAAACCTTGACCGACTTGACACTCGCGCGATTCTCGATCTCATGAATCGCGAAGACCGCACAGTTGCTGTTGCTGTCTCAAAAATCATTCCCGAAATTGCTCGTGTCGTCGATCTTGTTGCTGCTTCCTTCCAATCAGGCGGCCGATTAATCTATGCCGGCGCCGGAACTTCGGGACGCTTGGGAGTACTTGATGCTGCAGAATGCCCTCCTACCTTTGGAGTTCCACCCCGAATGGTACAGGCAGTAATCGCCGGTGGTCGCCAAACACTGGTTCGTTCTCGGGAAGGTGTCGAGGATGACGAATCTGCTGCTGTTAAGGACATCGCTAAACTCAAGCCCACGGCTCGCGATACCGTTATTGGCATTGCTGCATCGGGCCGCACACCATACCCGCTGGCCGTTCTGAAATTCGCGAAAAAGAACAGAGCCAAGTGCATTCTCATCTCCTGCAATCGACTTCCGAAGAAGCCATCCTTCGTCGATTTTGTAATCGCGCCGGTACTCGGACCGGAAATTCTCACCGGTTCAACTCGACTCAAAGCTGGCACCGCTACGAAACTAATTCTCAACATGATAACGACTGCCGCCATGGTGCAGATTGGCAAAACCTATGGCAATTTAATGGTTGACTTGCGCGCAACTTCGCAAAAGCTCGCGGAACGTTCACGCCGGATTCTGGTCGAAACTCTGGGAATCAACTACTCCGAAGCTTCTGCTCTACTGAAGCGATCACATGGTGAGGTCAAAACGGCCATTGCTATGCACCTGCTGTCCGCTGAATATTCTGTTGCCAAGAAACAGCTTGCCCGTGCCGGTGGAAAACTCTCGCAGGCGTTGGATCCACATTCTTAG